A single Acidobacteriaceae bacterium DNA region contains:
- a CDS encoding nucleotidyltransferase family protein: MSIAAVVLAAGASRRLGRPKQNIVLDRETLLQRTVRLSREAGLSPVFVVVRKETEYAEIAPSPNLIVVVNHEAEEGIASSIRSGIAAAARYDLAGTVMLACDQPALRATHLRALAEDQQRLSASAYAGSLGVPAYFPVSLFSSLLQLHGDTGARSLLKNAHAIEAEELSLDIDTEDDLGIARALFETPGDR, translated from the coding sequence GTGAGCATCGCAGCTGTTGTCCTGGCAGCCGGGGCATCACGCAGGCTAGGGCGTCCAAAGCAAAACATCGTACTCGACCGAGAGACGCTGCTTCAGAGAACCGTCAGGCTGTCACGCGAGGCTGGGCTCTCTCCAGTCTTCGTCGTCGTGCGCAAAGAAACCGAATACGCCGAAATCGCACCCTCGCCGAACCTGATCGTGGTCGTTAACCACGAGGCCGAAGAAGGCATCGCGTCTTCAATTCGTTCTGGAATCGCAGCCGCCGCACGGTACGATCTGGCGGGTACGGTGATGCTCGCATGCGATCAGCCAGCGCTTCGCGCGACCCACCTGCGCGCCCTCGCTGAAGATCAGCAACGCTTATCGGCTTCTGCCTATGCCGGTTCCCTTGGCGTTCCCGCGTACTTTCCTGTCAGTCTCTTCTCATCCCTGCTGCAGCTACACGGTGATACCGGCGCACGCAGTCTGCTGAAGAACGCGCATGCGATCGAAGCAGAAGAGCTCAGCCTGGATATTGATACAGAAGACGACCTGGGCATTGCGCGCGCTCTGTTCGAGACGCCAGGCGATCGCTAA
- the treS gene encoding maltose alpha-D-glucosyltransferase produces the protein MKKPCSATDPLWYKDAVIYELHVRAFMDSNDDGIGDFQGLLSKLDYLQDLGVTCLWVLPFFPSPLRDDGYDIANYTDVNPSYGTIDDFKQFLNAAHARNMQVMIELVINHTSDQHPWFQRARRAPKGSPEREFYVWSDTDQLYRDARIIFTDTEKSNWTWDDVAQQYYWHRFFSHQPDLNFDNPAVMEEVLKAMRFWLDMGVDAMRMDAIPYLVERDGTNCENLPPTHEKIKQIRAAIDEGYANRLILAEANQWPADVRPYFGEGDECHMAFHFPLMPRIYMAIRQEDRLPITDIMAQTPDIPHNCQWGIFLRNHDELTLEMVTDDERDYMYLAYSADPRMRINVGIRRRLAPLVDNNRRRIELLNSLLFSFPGTPIMYYGDEIGMGDNIYLGDRNGVRTPMQWNSDRNAGFSKAVPAKLYFPVIMDPIWGYQAINVEAQQADPSSLLHWTRNMIALRKLFQVFGRGTLEFLHPENRKILAYIRDYQSPDGMQSETVLCVANLSRFAQPVALDLARFVGRQPVEMLGYVSFPEIGTQPYPLTLAPYSFLWLEIQPAVREPEPAVVESKSAAVDLKLVTAAAFTTEGILTPEAQAFLQQVLPGYIAQQRWFGGKSRTIASVRVTSSTRLPASQAALTTVEVCYKNEPSTATEVYQIPLAVASGAQAEELRVNSPRAVIASLDNSQKGPVLYDATADEGFRKALLRMIAEKDAASLAGEEPALLNTRSRALDAEPLLAASSRVGSAEQSNTSMIYGDLAILKLFRKISAGENPEVEMTRFLTEIAHFAHIPAYLGDLHRASDYATVAFLQTFARNQGDGWSWTLEELGQYYESVVGCPAPSSVGSPVGFDQADDLPPEAREHAGLYLEAAHLLGRRTAELHLALATPTNDMAFEAEAFSREELATERERIEQQITTGLALLERTLTSSEHELAPETLQQAQEILARRGSVKERLAELSGDPAQFGQRIRIHGDLHLGQLLRARTDFLFVDFEGEPARSLEERRKKQSPLRDVAGMLRSFSYAAHAALGKHSARRPEHSSTLEPWATLWERSVSSEFLRGYRETIDGSPLMPAPEKAQLFLRALLLEKACYELAYELNNRPTWLHIPLAGVRELLG, from the coding sequence GTGAAGAAGCCCTGCAGCGCTACTGATCCTCTCTGGTACAAGGACGCGGTTATTTACGAACTGCACGTGCGCGCGTTCATGGACTCGAATGACGACGGCATTGGCGATTTCCAGGGGCTGCTGTCAAAGCTGGATTATCTGCAGGACCTTGGCGTCACGTGCCTTTGGGTACTGCCGTTCTTCCCCTCCCCGCTGCGGGATGATGGGTACGACATTGCGAACTACACGGATGTGAACCCGTCGTATGGGACGATTGACGACTTCAAGCAGTTTCTAAACGCAGCGCATGCGCGCAACATGCAGGTGATGATCGAGCTGGTCATCAACCACACGAGTGATCAGCATCCGTGGTTTCAGCGCGCGCGAAGAGCGCCGAAGGGATCGCCGGAGCGGGAATTTTATGTGTGGAGCGATACGGATCAGCTCTACAGAGACGCGCGGATCATCTTCACGGACACGGAGAAGTCCAACTGGACGTGGGACGATGTGGCGCAGCAGTACTACTGGCACCGCTTCTTTTCGCATCAGCCGGACTTGAATTTCGATAATCCCGCCGTGATGGAAGAGGTGTTGAAGGCGATGCGTTTCTGGCTCGACATGGGTGTGGACGCGATGCGCATGGACGCAATTCCGTACCTTGTGGAACGCGATGGAACCAACTGCGAAAATCTGCCCCCGACGCACGAGAAGATCAAGCAGATTCGTGCGGCGATTGATGAGGGATATGCAAACCGCCTGATTCTGGCCGAGGCGAATCAGTGGCCTGCGGATGTGCGGCCTTACTTCGGCGAGGGCGACGAGTGCCACATGGCGTTTCACTTTCCGCTGATGCCACGTATTTATATGGCGATTCGGCAGGAGGACCGCCTGCCGATTACGGACATCATGGCGCAGACGCCCGATATTCCGCACAACTGCCAGTGGGGAATTTTTCTCCGCAACCACGACGAGCTCACGCTCGAAATGGTGACGGATGACGAGCGCGACTATATGTATCTCGCGTACTCGGCCGATCCGCGTATGCGGATCAATGTGGGGATTCGGCGGAGGCTCGCGCCGCTGGTCGATAACAATCGCAGGCGCATTGAGCTGCTGAATTCGCTGCTGTTCAGCTTTCCGGGAACGCCGATTATGTACTACGGCGATGAGATTGGGATGGGTGACAACATCTATCTCGGCGACCGTAATGGTGTGCGCACTCCCATGCAGTGGAACTCGGATCGCAATGCCGGGTTCAGCAAGGCGGTGCCGGCGAAATTGTATTTTCCGGTAATCATGGATCCGATCTGGGGCTACCAGGCGATCAATGTGGAGGCGCAGCAGGCGGATCCGTCGTCGCTGCTGCACTGGACGCGCAACATGATTGCGTTGCGGAAGCTCTTCCAGGTGTTTGGACGCGGGACGCTGGAGTTTCTGCACCCGGAGAATCGCAAGATCCTGGCGTATATTCGCGACTATCAGAGCCCGGATGGAATGCAGTCGGAGACGGTGCTTTGTGTGGCGAACCTGTCGCGGTTTGCGCAGCCGGTTGCATTGGATCTCGCGCGGTTTGTGGGACGGCAGCCGGTGGAGATGTTGGGGTATGTGTCATTTCCGGAGATCGGAACTCAGCCGTATCCGCTGACGCTCGCTCCGTACAGTTTCTTGTGGCTGGAGATTCAGCCGGCGGTGCGCGAGCCGGAGCCTGCGGTGGTGGAAAGCAAGTCGGCGGCAGTGGACTTGAAGCTTGTCACGGCAGCGGCGTTCACAACTGAGGGAATCCTGACGCCAGAGGCGCAGGCGTTTCTGCAGCAAGTGCTGCCGGGGTATATCGCGCAACAGCGGTGGTTCGGCGGCAAGTCGCGGACGATTGCCTCCGTGCGCGTGACTTCATCCACGCGTTTGCCAGCAAGCCAGGCTGCGCTGACGACAGTTGAAGTCTGCTACAAGAATGAACCCAGCACGGCGACGGAGGTGTACCAGATTCCACTTGCTGTGGCGTCTGGAGCGCAGGCAGAGGAACTGCGCGTGAACTCACCGCGGGCGGTAATTGCGTCACTGGATAACAGCCAAAAAGGGCCGGTGCTTTACGACGCGACAGCGGACGAGGGATTCCGGAAGGCGTTGCTGCGCATGATCGCCGAGAAGGATGCCGCGAGTCTGGCGGGAGAGGAGCCGGCTTTGTTGAACACGCGCTCGCGTGCATTGGATGCGGAGCCGTTGCTTGCGGCGAGTTCGCGAGTGGGATCAGCGGAACAGTCGAACACCAGCATGATTTATGGCGATCTGGCGATTCTGAAGCTGTTTCGGAAGATCAGCGCGGGCGAGAATCCCGAGGTGGAGATGACGCGGTTTCTCACGGAGATTGCGCATTTCGCGCATATTCCGGCGTATCTTGGGGACCTGCATCGCGCCAGTGATTATGCGACAGTCGCGTTCCTCCAAACGTTTGCGCGTAACCAGGGCGATGGATGGTCATGGACGCTGGAAGAGCTCGGTCAGTATTACGAATCGGTTGTCGGATGCCCGGCGCCGTCGTCTGTGGGTTCTCCGGTGGGATTCGATCAGGCCGATGATCTTCCTCCGGAGGCGCGAGAGCATGCCGGGCTGTATCTGGAGGCGGCGCATCTGCTGGGGCGACGAACGGCGGAGTTGCACCTGGCGCTGGCGACGCCGACAAACGATATGGCGTTCGAGGCTGAGGCGTTTAGCCGTGAGGAACTTGCGACGGAGCGCGAAAGAATTGAGCAGCAGATAACGACTGGTCTGGCGCTGCTGGAGCGTACGTTGACAAGCTCGGAACACGAGCTCGCGCCGGAGACCTTGCAACAGGCGCAGGAGATTCTGGCACGGCGGGGTAGCGTGAAAGAGCGGCTTGCGGAGCTGAGCGGCGATCCGGCCCAGTTTGGGCAGCGGATCCGGATTCACGGCGATCTTCACCTGGGGCAGCTTCTTCGTGCGCGCACGGATTTCCTGTTCGTGGATTTCGAGGGAGAGCCGGCTCGATCGCTGGAGGAGCGGCGAAAGAAGCAGTCTCCGTTGCGCGATGTCGCGGGTATGCTGCGGAGCTTCAGCTATGCGGCGCACGCGGCGCTGGGAAAGCACAGTGCGCGACGGCCGGAACACAGTTCAACGCTGGAACCCTGGGCCACGCTGTGGGAGCGCTCGGTTTCGAGTGAATTTCTGCGGGGTTATCGGGAGACAATTGATGGCAGCCCGCTGATGCCCGCACCAGAGAAGGCACAACTGTTTTTGCGAGCGCTGCTGCTGGAGAAGGCGTGTTATGAACTGGCCTACGAATTGAATAACAGGCCGACGTGGCTGCATATACCCCTGGCGGGTGTGCGTGAACTCCTCGGGTGA
- a CDS encoding (2Fe-2S)-binding protein, translated as MTVQIQMMVNGDQHRIDVPPMKRLLDVLREDLHLTGTKEGCGEGECGACAVLMNGELVNSCLVPALQANGTHLCTIEGVSTEGRLHPIQQCFLENGGAQCGICTPGMILATQHLLDQRPNPTLEEIQEGLAGNLCRCTGYMRIFQAVQRAAEAQNAL; from the coding sequence ATGACGGTTCAGATTCAAATGATGGTGAATGGTGATCAGCACCGAATCGACGTCCCTCCGATGAAACGATTGCTGGACGTGTTGCGTGAGGACCTTCACCTGACTGGAACCAAGGAAGGCTGTGGCGAAGGCGAGTGTGGGGCTTGCGCTGTGCTGATGAACGGGGAACTCGTGAACTCGTGTCTTGTTCCGGCGCTGCAGGCGAATGGTACGCATTTATGCACGATTGAAGGCGTTTCGACGGAGGGACGGCTGCATCCGATCCAACAGTGTTTCCTTGAAAACGGTGGAGCGCAGTGTGGTATTTGCACACCGGGCATGATTCTGGCGACGCAACATCTGCTGGATCAACGTCCGAACCCCACGCTTGAGGAGATTCAGGAAGGGCTTGCGGGAAATCTGTGTCGCTGCACGGGATATATGAGGATTTTTCAAGCCGTGCAAAGGGCTGCCGAGGCACAGAATGCGCTCTGA
- a CDS encoding xanthine dehydrogenase family protein molybdopterin-binding subunit, translating into MPERDDIVGTSPLRKEGRAKVLGQAKYVDDLSLPGMWHGATVRSSIARGRIRAIHFAPEVDWSQFAIVRASDIPGENTIVHLTKDHPCLAANKVNHPEEPILLLAHPQKASLLAGMAGVRIEYDELPGVFTIEESETAVATNDVDRIIWEGSDYGGTANCFKQYVLHSGEAKETEDGLARAFEAADYIVEGEYHTGAQEQLYIEPNGVMAECEKDERGDVVSVCVRGSMQCPYYLVHALTLVFGLPEEKCRVIQTETGGAFGGKEDFPSVIGSHAALLAMKCGHPVKMIYDRAEDMAATTKRHPSRTRHRTAVSKEGKLLACEIDIALDGGAYATLSPVVLSRATIHAPGPYKWPYVRVRAKAMATNLPPRGAFRGFGAPQSLFALERHMDKVARAVGISPEELRRRNFLTTGDQTATGQVLGEPVDMQRLLNRALEESDYHAKLARFAEQNRGSAIKRGIGIAAFMHGSGFTGSGERRLNSVVAVELLPDGRPQILVSSTEFGQGTNTILCQVAAQTLQIPYEQVMIAQPDTFLVPNSGPTVASRTAMVVGKLVERASKQLLDKLRIESGLPADHTPEQFTKAALAYLNAHGELRCSVRYEPVRPVEWDDGLFHGDAYPAYAWAVYVAEVAVDLNTYSASVARFDALQEVGKIMHPVLAKGQIEGGVAQAIGYALYEKCVWKHGRMMNNQMTNYIMPTSADLPEIHVHFEEVPCVHGPCGAKGIGELPMDGPAPAILNAIENATGLSFDSIPLLPEDIFEKAHSFTDPGHGGSEDLDPERLGEFLPEVNA; encoded by the coding sequence ATGCCGGAACGTGATGACATTGTGGGCACGTCGCCTCTCCGAAAAGAGGGGCGGGCGAAGGTGCTCGGTCAAGCGAAGTACGTTGACGACCTGAGCCTTCCGGGAATGTGGCACGGCGCGACGGTGCGCTCGTCTATTGCTCGCGGCCGGATTCGGGCGATTCACTTCGCGCCGGAGGTTGACTGGTCGCAGTTCGCGATTGTGCGGGCGAGTGACATTCCCGGCGAAAACACGATCGTACATCTGACGAAAGATCATCCGTGTCTGGCTGCAAACAAGGTGAACCATCCTGAGGAGCCGATCCTGTTGCTTGCGCACCCTCAGAAGGCGTCGCTGCTTGCGGGCATGGCGGGGGTGCGCATCGAGTATGACGAATTGCCGGGTGTGTTCACGATCGAGGAGTCAGAGACTGCTGTAGCGACCAACGACGTTGATCGGATTATCTGGGAAGGCAGCGACTACGGCGGGACAGCGAATTGCTTCAAGCAATATGTACTTCACTCGGGCGAAGCAAAGGAGACGGAGGACGGACTTGCCCGGGCCTTTGAAGCTGCTGATTACATCGTGGAGGGCGAGTATCACACGGGCGCGCAGGAGCAGCTCTACATTGAGCCAAATGGCGTGATGGCCGAGTGCGAGAAGGATGAGAGAGGGGATGTTGTCAGCGTTTGCGTGCGCGGATCGATGCAATGTCCGTATTACCTGGTGCACGCACTAACTCTGGTCTTCGGTCTGCCGGAAGAAAAGTGCAGAGTGATTCAGACAGAGACGGGTGGGGCATTTGGCGGCAAGGAAGATTTTCCGTCTGTAATCGGCTCGCACGCGGCGTTGCTCGCGATGAAGTGCGGGCATCCGGTGAAGATGATCTATGACCGCGCGGAAGATATGGCGGCGACGACCAAGCGGCACCCGTCGCGCACGCGTCACCGCACGGCAGTGTCGAAAGAAGGCAAGCTGCTCGCGTGCGAGATTGATATTGCTCTCGACGGAGGAGCATATGCGACGCTTTCGCCCGTCGTTCTATCGCGAGCGACGATTCACGCTCCAGGACCTTACAAGTGGCCGTATGTGCGCGTGCGGGCCAAAGCAATGGCGACGAACCTACCGCCGCGCGGAGCGTTCCGAGGATTCGGTGCGCCGCAGTCTCTATTCGCGCTGGAGCGCCACATGGACAAGGTAGCGCGCGCTGTCGGGATCTCGCCGGAAGAACTGCGGCGTCGCAACTTCCTCACGACGGGCGATCAGACGGCAACGGGGCAGGTGTTAGGGGAACCCGTCGACATGCAACGCCTGCTCAATCGAGCGCTGGAAGAGAGCGACTATCACGCAAAGCTCGCGCGATTTGCCGAGCAGAACCGCGGATCCGCGATTAAGCGCGGAATAGGGATTGCAGCGTTCATGCATGGGTCGGGGTTTACCGGTTCAGGCGAACGCCGATTGAACTCAGTGGTTGCAGTTGAACTGCTGCCGGATGGGCGGCCGCAGATTCTTGTTTCGTCTACGGAGTTCGGCCAAGGCACGAATACGATTCTGTGCCAAGTTGCCGCGCAGACGCTGCAGATTCCGTATGAGCAGGTGATGATTGCGCAACCCGATACGTTCCTTGTTCCCAACTCGGGTCCCACGGTTGCAAGCCGCACGGCGATGGTGGTCGGGAAGCTCGTTGAGCGTGCGAGTAAGCAATTGCTGGACAAACTGCGGATCGAATCCGGCCTGCCGGCAGACCATACGCCGGAGCAATTTACGAAAGCTGCTTTGGCTTACCTGAACGCTCATGGCGAGTTGCGATGCTCTGTTCGGTATGAGCCCGTACGGCCGGTGGAATGGGACGATGGGCTGTTTCACGGAGATGCGTATCCTGCCTATGCCTGGGCGGTTTACGTCGCAGAAGTCGCTGTCGATCTGAATACGTATAGCGCGTCGGTAGCGCGCTTTGATGCTCTGCAGGAAGTCGGAAAGATCATGCACCCTGTGCTTGCGAAGGGCCAAATCGAAGGTGGCGTGGCGCAGGCAATTGGATATGCACTGTACGAGAAGTGCGTCTGGAAGCACGGCCGCATGATGAACAACCAGATGACAAACTACATCATGCCGACAAGTGCGGATCTTCCGGAGATTCATGTGCACTTTGAAGAGGTTCCGTGCGTGCATGGACCGTGCGGAGCAAAGGGCATTGGTGAGTTGCCGATGGACGGGCCTGCCCCTGCAATTCTGAACGCAATTGAAAATGCGACTGGCCTCAGCTTCGATTCGATTCCTCTTCTGCCGGAGGACATCTTCGAGAAGGCGCACAGCTTTACTGATCCTGGACATGGTGGGAGCGAGGATCTTGATCCTGAAAGGCTGGGTGAGTTTCTGCCTGAGGTGAACGCATGA
- a CDS encoding xanthine dehydrogenase family protein subunit M yields the protein MRSDVAGYDLSAPPTLEAALAQIAFERGRHALIAGGTELMVALNTGRLESRSLISIQHLHELRFIRVSDGALQIGAGTTFTDIRRNETIAWELPLLVQAASWTGSIANQNRGTIGGNICNASPAADTPPALLAYDATVTLLSVRGERIIPYSAFHLGYKKMQLEPDEILYSVSVPRRYSEWRQYIRKVGTRNAQAISKTALACIALVQQQKIEEIRIGAASLADRPLRCTEVEDALRGRSLAAKDLEETVRAGRAALTRESKPIDDIRSTAMYRNVVAANLLEEFLRQLSF from the coding sequence ATGCGCTCTGATGTTGCCGGGTACGACCTGAGCGCGCCGCCAACTCTTGAAGCTGCGCTCGCGCAGATTGCCTTCGAGCGCGGACGTCACGCGTTGATCGCAGGTGGGACCGAGCTGATGGTCGCCTTGAATACGGGCAGGCTTGAATCGCGGTCTCTTATTTCAATTCAGCATCTGCATGAGCTGCGCTTCATCCGGGTGAGCGATGGCGCATTACAGATAGGCGCTGGAACTACGTTCACGGATATACGCAGGAATGAGACGATCGCGTGGGAGCTTCCACTGCTGGTTCAGGCGGCATCCTGGACGGGCTCGATTGCGAACCAGAACCGCGGGACGATCGGCGGCAACATCTGTAATGCATCACCCGCCGCCGACACTCCGCCAGCATTGCTTGCCTATGATGCGACGGTGACTTTGCTGAGTGTTCGTGGTGAGAGAATAATCCCCTACAGCGCGTTTCATCTTGGCTACAAGAAAATGCAGCTTGAGCCGGATGAGATTCTGTACTCGGTAAGCGTGCCGCGCCGTTACAGCGAATGGCGACAATACATCCGCAAAGTCGGAACTCGCAACGCACAGGCGATTTCGAAGACCGCGCTGGCGTGTATCGCTCTGGTTCAGCAACAGAAGATCGAAGAGATTCGCATTGGGGCCGCTTCACTGGCCGACCGTCCTCTTCGCTGCACTGAGGTGGAAGATGCGCTGCGAGGTCGCTCTCTGGCAGCGAAAGACCTCGAGGAGACAGTTAGAGCTGGACGCGCGGCGCTGACTCGCGAGTCGAAGCCGATCGATGATATTCGTTCGACGGCAATGTATCGCAACGTGGTCGCGGCAAATTTGCTGGAAGAATTTCTTCGGCAGCTCTCGTTTTAG
- a CDS encoding XdhC family protein: MRERRSIVEQWQQGPAAALVTLVRVEGSSYRRRGARLLVRADGSSTGSISGGCLEAEVARKAAWAARNGAVVERFSTVFDDTEDMPYGLGCGGTLDLLIEPVDTPEAAALLNAMSESLTGLRRNVVTWLPANGQSLRRAIYDESGTVVFESSGSSSDRPLFDEWLEPPQRLLLFGAGDDAQPISQLASLMGWRTFIFDGRPQLARRERFPAAEAIFASSDFTRVLPQSDDAVVIMAHSYEQDRAWLSSILPYQPRYIGLLGSRHRSSLLLSEAASTLGWTVDQACQNVFAPVGLDLGGDGAEAIALATIAEIQACCQGKLGHSRRMTPEIVADQIARGGAARYLQAQCAL; encoded by the coding sequence ATGCGCGAACGGCGATCCATCGTGGAACAGTGGCAGCAAGGACCAGCCGCTGCTCTTGTCACGCTCGTCCGCGTTGAAGGCTCAAGCTATCGGCGTCGCGGCGCACGCCTGCTGGTGCGCGCGGACGGCAGCAGCACAGGCTCGATCTCCGGTGGCTGTCTGGAGGCTGAGGTCGCCCGCAAAGCCGCATGGGCTGCACGCAACGGCGCTGTCGTAGAGCGCTTTTCGACAGTGTTCGACGATACCGAAGACATGCCATATGGCTTGGGCTGCGGCGGCACGCTCGATCTGCTCATCGAACCGGTTGACACTCCGGAAGCCGCGGCTCTTCTGAACGCGATGAGCGAATCCCTCACCGGACTCCGCCGCAACGTTGTGACGTGGCTCCCTGCGAACGGCCAGTCTCTCCGTCGCGCCATTTATGACGAATCCGGAACGGTTGTCTTCGAAAGCTCGGGCAGTTCATCAGACCGTCCGCTGTTCGACGAATGGCTCGAGCCTCCTCAGCGGCTCCTGCTCTTCGGCGCCGGTGATGATGCGCAACCGATCTCCCAGCTTGCTTCACTCATGGGCTGGCGAACCTTCATCTTCGATGGCCGGCCGCAACTCGCGCGCCGCGAACGTTTCCCGGCCGCCGAAGCCATCTTCGCCTCCAGCGACTTCACGAGGGTTTTGCCGCAATCTGACGATGCTGTGGTCATCATGGCTCACAGCTACGAACAGGATCGTGCGTGGTTGAGCAGTATTCTGCCATATCAGCCGCGTTACATCGGCCTGCTTGGCTCGCGACACAGGAGTTCGCTGCTTCTGAGCGAAGCTGCTTCGACACTTGGTTGGACCGTGGATCAGGCATGCCAAAACGTCTTCGCGCCAGTAGGACTTGATCTCGGCGGTGACGGCGCTGAAGCAATCGCGTTGGCGACCATCGCTGAAATTCAGGCATGTTGCCAGGGAAAGCTTGGTCATTCGCGACGCATGACGCCGGAGATCGTTGCCGATCAGATAGCCAGAGGCGGGGCCGCACGATATCTTCAGGCGCAGTGTGCGCTGTGA
- a CDS encoding phosphoadenylyl-sulfate reductase has protein sequence MSNLVLNPAVDTEQLTAAQLADEAVRASGGRDVCLTSSFQTEDMVVLHLLRQHLPDVPVIFLETGYHFAALLEYRDRLVHDWKLNLINAVPSNTIAQHEAQFGLLHVINPTHCCQIRKVEPLMRSLEPYAWWFTGLRREQSPTRANLKKTEDHRLPSGKQMKKISILADWTWDRVEAYAREHDIPRLSLYDEGYSSIGCEPCTARPAAGADPRSGRWGGRKLECGIHTFSERA, from the coding sequence ATGAGCAACCTGGTATTGAATCCAGCTGTGGACACGGAACAATTAACTGCGGCTCAACTCGCTGATGAAGCCGTTCGAGCGTCCGGCGGCCGCGACGTCTGCCTTACAAGCAGCTTTCAGACTGAGGACATGGTGGTTCTCCATCTACTTCGTCAGCATCTGCCCGACGTTCCCGTGATCTTTCTCGAAACCGGCTATCACTTTGCCGCTCTCCTCGAATATCGTGATCGCCTCGTTCATGACTGGAAACTGAACCTCATCAACGCCGTCCCGTCCAACACAATCGCGCAGCACGAAGCGCAGTTCGGTTTGCTGCACGTAATCAATCCCACGCATTGCTGCCAGATCCGGAAAGTAGAGCCCCTGATGCGCTCACTCGAACCATACGCGTGGTGGTTTACGGGTCTACGTCGCGAACAATCACCAACCCGTGCCAACCTGAAGAAAACTGAGGATCATCGCCTGCCCAGTGGAAAACAGATGAAGAAAATCAGTATCCTTGCCGACTGGACCTGGGATCGCGTCGAGGCCTACGCAAGAGAGCATGACATTCCGCGGCTCTCGCTCTACGATGAAGGTTATTCGAGCATCGGATGCGAGCCATGCACCGCGCGGCCTGCTGCTGGAGCGGATCCTCGCAGTGGTCGATGGGGCGGCAGAAAGCTTGAGTGCGGCATCCATACCTTCAGCGAGCGGGCTTAA